From a region of the Triticum aestivum cultivar Chinese Spring chromosome 7D, IWGSC CS RefSeq v2.1, whole genome shotgun sequence genome:
- the LOC123167969 gene encoding ethylene-responsive transcription factor ERF014-like: MVKTAAAGSNGDGAVAAKQQQLGGKMRTYKGVRMRSWGAWVSEIRAPGQKTRIWLGSHSTAEAAARAYDAALLCLKGASAAADLNFPVRFPFDLPAAAMSPKSIQRVAAAAAAAGASANVFDFAGADDSASANAVDFAGAVTPEYCSSSSNASPVSSPETASSGAADLDGVDLLGYGYSQCSLAEIEAFFQSPKCMEYAMMDPSSAFFAPAPMAMEDECSWEEGGDIALWSFSMD; encoded by the coding sequence ATGGTGAAGACTGCGGCAGCTGGGAGCAATGGCGATGGCGCCGTGGCGGCCAAGCAGCAGCAGCTTGGTGGCAAGATGAGGACGTACAAGGGGGTGCGGATGAGGAGCTGGGGCGCGTGGGTGTCGGAGATCCGGGCGCCCGGGCAGAAGACGCGAATATGGCTCGGCTCCCACTCCACGGCCGAGGCCGCCGCGCGCGCCTACGACGCCGCGCTGCTCTGCCTCAAGGGCGCCTCCGCTGCCGCCGACCTCAACTTCCCCGTGCGCTTCCCCTTCgacctccccgccgccgccatgtcgcccAAGTCCATccagcgcgtcgccgccgccgccgccgccgccggggccaGCGCTAATGTGTTCGACTTCGCCGGTGCCGATGACAGCGCCAGCGCTAATGCCGTCGACTTCGCCGGTGCCGTCAccccggagtactgcagctcctccagcaatgcctcgccggtgagctccccGGAGACGGCTAGCAGTGGCGCCGCCGACCTCGACGGCGTAGACCTCCTGGGTTACGGTTACAGCCAGTGCTCGCTCGCGGAAATCGAGGCCTTCTTCCAGTCGCCCAAGTGCATGGAGTACGCCATGATGGACCCGAGCAGCGCGTTCTTCGCTCCGGCGCCGATGGCGATGGAGGACGAGTGCAGCTGGGAGGAAGGAGGCGACATTGCGCTCTGGAGCTTCTCAATGGACTGA
- the LOC123167517 gene encoding scopoletin glucosyltransferase-like: MAGDDEQRPLHILFFPFPAPGHLIPIADMAALFATRGAKCTILTTPVNAATIRPAVDRANDARRGTPDSPPPSAIEISVVPFPDVGLPPGVENATGLSGDADRDKFFHAIQQFREPFEQFFAGECPDAVVADSHFQWSVDAAAEHGVPRLAFLGTSMFARACTDSMLRNNPLASCPDAVVSLPGLPHRVDMLRSQMVDPSKRPESFAFFQRVNAEDQRSYGEVFNSFHELEPDYVEHYRTALGRRVWLVGPVAPAGGDMGATKGATSELSSDGAGCLRWLDTKPAGSVVYVSFGTLSSFSPAELRELARGLDLSGKNFVWVISHAGAGADADTDAQPEWMPEGFAELTAPPGGRGFIIRGWAPQTLILSHPALGAFLTHCGWNSTLEAVSAGVPMVTWPRFGDQFFNEKLVVEVLQVGASVGACDYASFMETHHGVVRAEVVTESIGTVMGDGEEGEAIRSKARELGVKARRAVGNAGSSYGDVGRLMEELIARRRT; this comes from the coding sequence ATGGCCGGCGATGATGAGCAGCGGCCGCTGCACATCCTCTTCTTCCCGTTTCCCGCTCCCGGCCACCTCATCCCGATCGCTGACATGGCGGCGCTCTTCGCGACTCGCGGCGCGAAGTGCACAATCCTCACCACGCCGGTCAACGCTGCCACCATCCGCCCGGCCGTCGACCGTGCCAACGACGCTCGCCGTGGAACTCCGGATTCCCCGCCCCCGTCGGCGATCGAGATCTCCGTCGTGCCCTTCCCTGACGTTGGGCTCCCGCCGGGCGTCGAGAACGCCACGGGCCTTAGCGGCGACGCCGACCGCGACAAGTTCTTTCACGCGATCCAGCAGTTCCGCGAGCCCTTCGAGCAGTTCTTTGCCGGCGAATGCCCTGACGCCGTCGTCGCCGACAGCCACTTCCAGTGGTCCGTCGACGCTGCCGCGGAGCACGGCGTCCCGCGGCTGGCGTTCCTCGGCACCAGCATGTTCGCGCGGGCCTGCACCGACAGCATGCTGCGCAACAACCCGCTGGCGTcttgccccgacgccgtcgtctcCCTGCCGGGGCTGCCGCACCGCGTCGACATGTTACGGAGCCAGATGGTGGACCCCTCCAAGAGGCCGGAGAGTTTCGCCTTCTTCCAGCGCGTGAACGCCGAGGACCAGAGGAGCTACGGCGAGGTGTTCAACAGCTTCCACGAGCTGGAGCCGGACTACGTCGAGCACTACCGCACGGCGCTCGGCCGCCGCGTATGGCTCGTCGGGCCGGTCGCACCAGCAGGCGGAGATATGGGCGCGACCAAAGGCGCCACCAGCGAGCTCTCGTCCGACGGCGCCGGCTGCCTGCGGTGGCTCGACACGAAACCGGCCGGCTCGGTGGTGTACGTCTCCTTCGGCACGCTGTCCAGTTTCTCGCCGGCCGAGCTGCGCGAGCTCGCCCGCGGCCTCGACCTCTCAGGGAAGAACTTCGTGTGGGTCATCAGCCACGCAGGCGCAGGAGCAGACGCCGACACCGATGCGCAACCGGAGTGGATGCCCGAAGGCTTCGCCGAGCTTACCGCGCCGCCGGGCGGGCGCGGCTTCATCATCCGCGGCTGGGCGCCGCAAACGCTCATCCTGAGCCACCCGGCCCTCGGCGCCTTCTTGACGCACTGCGGCTGGAACTCGACGCTGGAGGCCGTGAGCGCCGGCGTGCCGATGGTCACGTGGCCGCGCTTCGGCGACCAGTTCTTCAACGAGAAGCTCGTCGTGGAGGTGCTCCAGGTCGGGGCCAGCGTCGGCGCCTGCGACTACGCGTCGTTCATGGAGACCCATCATGGCGTGGTCCGCGCCGAGGTGGTCACTGAATCCATCGGGACTGTGATGGGCGacggcgaggagggcgaggcgataCGGAGCAAGGCCAGGGAGCTCGGTGTCAAAGCTAGGAGGGCAGTGGGCAACGCCGGGTCGTCGTACGGCGATGTTGGGCGGCTGATGGAGGAGTTGATTGCTCGCCGACGGACTTAA